A window of the Lactobacillus amylovorus DSM 20531 genome harbors these coding sequences:
- the ftsA gene encoding cell division protein FtsA produces the protein MENSNLLVGLDIGTTSIKAVVADSGKVIGAVTTPNSGMRHGQIVDIDQTAAAISRALKSVAEKTNAKIYSVVAGIPVGMLQLETATGFSNVGEQGQEVSNGDVKRAIQSAIKSAAKDNRDAITFLPSRFLIDGKTEVDDPRKMIARSLGVSGILLTAPTGPLHNIKKAIERAGYHNNFFVPTPLAISSVALNESERTFGSVIIDLGGGVSTATVIKDDQIKYANIDLEGGSDITNDISTVLSISKSDAEQIKLDYGYADPDFASKNDKFAINSVGANGQQMIDEVYLSEIINARLEQILTRLGKGLAKHHALKQPGGIVITGGTSLLEGIDSLTANGLNVKARIYQPDQIGMRNPIYTAAYGIVNYSYKMSEIYYLVNGVIYGFGETEVEEPVQTKSSKISKSTASNSESQAKEAYNRNKISDEDASSSDEKYNNREKTNGLKSFFKKFFD, from the coding sequence TTGGAGAACTCAAATCTTTTAGTGGGACTCGATATAGGAACCACAAGTATAAAAGCCGTTGTTGCAGATTCAGGTAAAGTGATTGGTGCAGTTACCACGCCTAATTCTGGCATGAGACATGGTCAAATCGTTGATATCGATCAAACTGCTGCGGCAATTAGTAGAGCACTTAAGAGTGTAGCTGAAAAGACTAACGCTAAAATATATAGCGTTGTTGCTGGGATTCCAGTAGGGATGCTGCAATTAGAGACAGCTACTGGTTTTAGCAATGTTGGCGAACAAGGCCAAGAAGTAAGTAATGGTGATGTTAAGCGTGCAATCCAATCTGCTATTAAATCTGCAGCTAAGGATAATCGTGATGCAATCACTTTCTTGCCAAGTCGCTTTTTAATCGATGGTAAGACCGAAGTTGACGATCCAAGAAAGATGATCGCTCGTTCATTAGGCGTAAGTGGCATTTTGCTTACTGCTCCTACAGGTCCATTGCACAACATTAAGAAAGCAATCGAACGAGCTGGATATCATAATAACTTCTTCGTACCAACTCCATTGGCAATTTCCAGTGTTGCATTAAACGAAAGCGAGCGCACCTTTGGGTCAGTTATTATTGACTTAGGTGGCGGTGTAAGTACTGCGACTGTAATTAAAGATGATCAAATCAAATACGCTAACATCGACTTAGAAGGTGGCAGCGATATTACTAATGATATCTCCACTGTTTTAAGTATTTCTAAGAGCGATGCGGAACAAATTAAATTGGATTATGGTTATGCAGATCCTGATTTTGCCTCAAAGAATGATAAGTTTGCAATTAACAGCGTAGGCGCTAATGGACAACAAATGATTGATGAGGTTTACCTCAGTGAAATCATTAATGCTCGTTTGGAGCAAATTTTGACCAGATTAGGTAAAGGGCTTGCTAAGCACCATGCCTTAAAGCAACCAGGTGGTATCGTAATTACCGGTGGCACAAGCTTGTTAGAAGGCATTGATAGTTTGACGGCCAATGGCTTAAATGTAAAAGCACGTATTTATCAACCTGATCAAATTGGAATGCGTAATCCAATTTATACTGCTGCTTATGGTATTGTAAATTATTCATACAAGATGTCAGAAATCTACTATTTAGTTAACGGAGTAATTTACGGCTTTGGTGAAACTGAAGTTGAAGAACCTGTTCAAACAAAAAGTTCCAAGATTTCGAAAAGTACGGCTTCTAATAGTGAAAGTCAAGCCAAAGAAGCTTATAATAGAAACAAAATATCCGATGAAGACGCATCTTCATCGGATGAAAAATATAATAATCGAGAAAAAACTAATGGCTTAAAGAGCTTCTTTAAGAAATTCTTTGATTAA
- the ftsZ gene encoding cell division protein FtsZ: MDFTFDSDDNKNAVIKVIGVGGAGGNAVNRMIDDGVQGVSFIAANTDVQALNSNKAENKIQLGPKLTRGLGAGSHPEVGQKAAEESEQTIEDALKGADMIFITAGMGGGTGTGAAPVVAKIARETGALTVGVVTRPFSFEGPKRSKNAAEGITQLKQYVDTLVIIANNRLLEMVDKKTPMMDAFKEADNVLKQGVQGISDLITSTDYVNLDFADVKTVMENQGAALMGIGRASGENRTVEATKLAISSPLLEVSIDGAKQVLLNITGGPDLTLFEAQDASEIVSKAAGDDVNIIFGTSINPNLGDEVVVTVIATGIDSEAEEAASKQLPGRSHQIKAQPKKAAEPEANKTVQPETETQPVDRPQTVHPASETEEKHEAPKQTMVDPTSVWGLNDNQDNQRRNAKPAEPMKDQESFDAFGNDGQDSISQIETSAQDDDDDNSDIPFFKHRGEN, encoded by the coding sequence ATGGATTTTACATTCGATTCAGACGACAATAAAAATGCTGTCATCAAAGTTATTGGTGTTGGCGGTGCCGGAGGCAATGCTGTTAACCGAATGATTGACGATGGTGTACAAGGAGTTTCCTTTATTGCAGCAAACACTGATGTGCAAGCATTAAACAGCAATAAAGCTGAAAACAAGATTCAATTAGGACCTAAATTGACACGTGGTTTAGGTGCTGGTTCACATCCAGAAGTTGGACAAAAAGCAGCTGAAGAAAGTGAACAAACAATTGAAGATGCACTCAAGGGTGCAGATATGATCTTCATTACCGCTGGTATGGGTGGTGGTACCGGTACTGGTGCAGCTCCTGTAGTAGCCAAAATTGCACGTGAGACTGGTGCTTTAACCGTTGGGGTAGTTACACGTCCATTTAGTTTTGAAGGCCCTAAGCGTTCAAAAAACGCCGCTGAAGGTATTACTCAACTTAAGCAATACGTTGACACTTTAGTTATCATTGCTAATAACCGTTTGCTTGAAATGGTTGACAAGAAGACCCCTATGATGGATGCCTTCAAGGAAGCAGATAATGTCTTGAAGCAAGGTGTTCAAGGTATTTCAGACTTGATCACTTCAACTGACTACGTTAACTTGGACTTTGCCGATGTTAAGACTGTTATGGAAAACCAAGGTGCAGCCTTGATGGGTATCGGTCGTGCTAGTGGTGAAAACAGAACTGTTGAAGCAACTAAGCTTGCTATTTCTTCACCACTTCTTGAAGTTTCAATCGATGGTGCTAAGCAAGTTCTTCTTAACATTACTGGTGGTCCTGACCTTACTTTGTTTGAAGCACAAGATGCATCAGAAATCGTTTCTAAGGCAGCTGGCGATGATGTAAACATTATCTTCGGTACTTCAATTAATCCAAACTTAGGTGATGAAGTTGTTGTAACAGTTATTGCTACTGGTATTGATTCTGAAGCCGAAGAAGCTGCATCAAAGCAGTTACCAGGACGCAGTCACCAAATTAAGGCTCAACCTAAGAAGGCTGCTGAACCAGAAGCTAATAAGACAGTTCAACCTGAAACTGAAACTCAACCAGTTGATCGACCACAAACTGTTCACCCAGCTTCTGAAACAGAAGAAAAGCATGAAGCTCCAAAGCAAACTATGGTAGATCCTACTAGTGTTTGGGGTTTGAACGATAATCAAGATAATCAAAGAAGAAATGCCAAGCCTGCTGAACCAATGAAGGATCAAGAAAGTTTTGATGCTTTTGGTAATGATGGTCAAGACAGTATTTCTCAAATTGAAACTAGTGCTCAAGATGACGATGATGATAACAGTGATATCCCATTCTTTAAGCATCGTGGCGAAAACTAG
- a CDS encoding cell division protein SepF: MAFDKLGRFFGISNDDELENDEEYVAQSNENNEDVPLNSVSRDNVVSIKSGLNSSKSKIVLYEPRVYSDAKDVAQNLLNNKAVVINFSRMEDDSARRIVDFITGTVYALNGEIQRIGDRIFLATPPKFVTDGKISDLVDKKDNLS, from the coding sequence ATGGCTTTTGATAAATTAGGCAGATTCTTTGGAATTTCAAATGATGATGAATTGGAAAATGATGAAGAATATGTTGCTCAGAGTAACGAAAACAACGAAGATGTACCTCTAAATTCTGTAAGCCGTGATAATGTAGTATCAATTAAATCCGGTTTAAATTCATCTAAGAGCAAAATCGTATTGTACGAACCTAGAGTTTATTCAGATGCTAAAGATGTTGCACAAAACTTGCTTAACAATAAAGCAGTGGTGATCAATTTTAGTAGAATGGAAGACGACTCAGCTCGTAGAATCGTTGATTTCATTACAGGCACGGTTTATGCCTTGAATGGTGAAATCCAACGCATCGGTGATCGAATCTTTTTGGCTACGCCACCAAAGTTTGTCACTGATGGAAAAATTAGTGATTTAGTGGATAAGAAAGATAATTTAAGTTAA
- a CDS encoding YggT family protein, with amino-acid sequence MFNVIHTIYLILTWILWLYSLFIVIDAIMSWLPMLRNSAVGRFLDKVVNPYLDLFRRGPLARLAYSTGIDVSPIIALFILYFVQNYVLIWIFNLLLRLVG; translated from the coding sequence ATGTTCAACGTAATACATACAATTTATTTAATTCTTACTTGGATATTATGGCTCTACAGTCTTTTTATCGTAATCGACGCAATTATGAGTTGGTTGCCAATGTTGCGCAACTCAGCTGTGGGGCGCTTCTTAGATAAAGTTGTTAATCCATATCTAGACTTATTTAGAAGAGGTCCACTTGCTAGATTAGCTTATTCAACGGGGATTGATGTTTCTCCAATAATTGCGTTATTCATTTTGTATTTCGTACAAAATTATGTCTTGATTTGGATTTTTAATCTTTTATTGAGGCTAGTAGGTTAA
- a CDS encoding RNA-binding protein, whose protein sequence is MERRQASKFYPHFNQEERPVIDYFTGLFNQLIFKHESILTDFLDPAKRDILKTIVGNDAFIQEYGGYSDAEKKRVFLSEEWVNLRPDDYQIQPYEIDYPQKFIQINHSAILGTLANSGIDTDTFGDIITDGNGKWQFFAKKELADFFEEQIDRIGRAQVKLKPITFKEVLVPEDDSSEKTEIVASMRIDAVLSGISKQSRGQIQKMINSQLVKLNWHDVIDSNIMVKENDVLSLRHFGRILIEDVSATRKGKYKVVLKLWQTKKRN, encoded by the coding sequence ATGGAACGTAGACAAGCAAGTAAGTTTTACCCACATTTTAATCAAGAAGAAAGACCAGTAATTGACTATTTTACTGGTCTTTTTAATCAGTTGATTTTTAAACATGAATCAATTTTAACGGATTTTCTAGATCCAGCTAAAAGAGATATTTTGAAAACAATTGTTGGTAATGATGCCTTTATCCAAGAGTATGGTGGTTATTCTGACGCAGAAAAGAAGAGGGTATTTTTAAGCGAGGAATGGGTTAATCTTCGTCCAGACGATTACCAAATTCAGCCCTATGAAATAGATTACCCTCAGAAATTTATTCAAATTAATCACAGTGCCATCTTAGGTACTTTAGCTAATTCAGGCATTGATACTGATACTTTTGGTGATATCATTACTGATGGAAATGGCAAGTGGCAGTTTTTTGCTAAAAAAGAACTAGCTGATTTCTTTGAAGAACAAATCGATCGAATAGGAAGAGCACAAGTAAAATTAAAACCAATTACGTTTAAAGAGGTTTTAGTGCCCGAAGATGATTCTAGTGAAAAAACTGAAATTGTTGCTTCTATGAGAATCGATGCTGTTTTGTCTGGGATCAGCAAACAAAGCCGCGGCCAAATCCAAAAGATGATTAATAGTCAATTAGTCAAATTAAATTGGCATGACGTAATAGATTCTAATATAATGGTAAAAGAAAATGATGTCTTAAGCCTAAGACATTTTGGTCGAATTTTAATTGAGGATGTTTCGGCTACAAGAAAAGGTAAGTATAAGGTGGTGCTCAAACTTTGGCAGACAAAAAAACGCAATTGA
- a CDS encoding DivIVA domain-containing protein has protein sequence MADKKTQLTPMDIHNKEFKSRGRNGYDRYEVDSFLDEIVDNYGDALDQIVDLKNEVVSLNSKIKDLQAQVDEYNDKKKSINKSLISAQQNADEMKERAEAEARRIVEDAKKQAETDTNYQKQQQEVISSDYKRLKEQIGEFRNRMQSMLQDEIDNLSDERWQHALDEYFHTQRFYPGGGAEPLPAGPESQEEEFAREAALDDDDDEDIDNYDENDVNSSQDPDDLSLETPDDPDDDDNDSAPKPMTGDSPSHETVNIKPDDAASKLGSTIVFPDDYKK, from the coding sequence TTGGCAGACAAAAAAACGCAATTGACTCCAATGGATATTCATAATAAGGAGTTTAAGTCTAGGGGGCGTAATGGTTATGATCGCTACGAAGTAGACAGCTTCTTAGATGAAATCGTTGATAATTATGGGGATGCGCTTGATCAAATCGTTGATTTAAAGAATGAGGTTGTATCTTTAAACTCTAAGATAAAAGATCTACAAGCTCAAGTTGATGAATACAATGACAAGAAGAAATCAATCAATAAGTCTCTTATTTCTGCTCAACAAAATGCAGATGAAATGAAAGAAAGAGCAGAGGCAGAAGCTAGACGCATTGTTGAAGATGCTAAAAAGCAAGCTGAGACTGATACAAATTATCAAAAGCAACAACAAGAAGTTATTTCAAGCGATTATAAGCGCTTGAAAGAGCAAATTGGTGAATTCCGTAATCGGATGCAATCAATGTTACAAGATGAAATTGATAATTTGAGTGATGAACGTTGGCAACATGCATTGGATGAATATTTCCATACACAACGTTTCTATCCAGGTGGCGGTGCTGAACCTCTTCCAGCTGGTCCAGAATCACAAGAAGAAGAGTTTGCTCGTGAAGCCGCATTAGACGATGATGACGACGAAGATATTGACAACTACGATGAAAATGACGTAAACTCTTCTCAAGACCCTGATGATTTGAGTTTAGAAACGCCAGATGATCCTGACGACGATGACAATGATTCAGCTCCTAAGCCAATGACAGGGGACAGTCCGAGTCATGAGACAGTTAATATTAAGCCCGACGATGCAGCAAGCAAGTTAGGTTCAACGATTGTATTTCCGGACGATTATAAAAAATAG
- the ileS gene encoding isoleucine--tRNA ligase — MRIKDTLNLGKTKFKMRGNLPVREAQWQKEWEENDLYEQRLKLNEGHPRFDLHDGPPFANGNIHMGHALNKISKDIIVRYKNMNGYYAPYVPGWDTHGLPVEQQLAKKGVDRKTMDRAKYRELCRQYAEEQIQKQMTDFKRLGVMADWDHPYITLQHDFEAQEIRVFGEMYKKGYIYKGKKPVYWSWSSESTLAEAEVEYKDVEANSIFVAFPVTDGKGIIDPKDTYFVIWTTTPWTIPANEAICVNPKFDYSVVQVGDKRYVVASGLLDKVAEEIGWDDYKVVQTVKGADMEYMKAKHPIYDKESLVIEGFHVTLDDGTGLVHTAPGFGEDDFNVGQKYNLPIFSPVDAHGCYTDEVPELKGMFYQDVDKLMIQKLKDAGALLKLKVFTHSYPHDWRTKKPVIFRATTQWFASIAPFRDQILDQIDKAEFIPSWGKTRLYNMIKDRGDWVISRQRAWGVPLPIFYAEDGTPVVTPETIEHIAKIFEKEGSNAWYTHTAKELLPDGFTSEHSPNGEFTKEKDILDVWFDSGSSWSGVMEKRDGLHFPADLYLEGSDQYRGWFNSSLITSVAVTGKAPYKEVLSQGFVLDDKGHKMSKSLGNVISPNDVIKRMGAEIIRLWVAQADTTSDVAVSMGILQQSAESYRKIRNTFRYMLANTSDFDPKESRIAYDDLRSVDQYMEVKLNDLVKGCLAAYDKFDFTTVFKKVFNFISNDLSAFYLDFAKDVLYIEGQDSHARRSMQTVIYDAAVKLDKVLTPILPHTMEEIWGFLKEPEDYVQLANMPKVEGYANHDELLENWGKFMNLRNDVLKALEDARNKKLIGKSFEAAVTIYPDKETKAMLDDLDADFRQILIVSKLTIADGEAPEDAEKLNNASIVVEHAEGEVCPRCRMIRTDIGEDPKLPKLCGRCAKIVEADYPEAVQEGLEE; from the coding sequence ATGAGAATTAAGGATACGCTTAATTTAGGTAAAACTAAATTTAAGATGCGTGGTAATTTACCCGTTCGTGAAGCTCAATGGCAAAAAGAATGGGAAGAAAATGATTTATATGAACAAAGATTAAAGTTAAACGAAGGTCACCCTCGTTTCGATTTACATGATGGCCCTCCATTTGCTAACGGTAATATTCACATGGGCCACGCTTTGAACAAGATTTCAAAGGATATCATTGTTCGTTACAAGAACATGAATGGTTATTATGCACCATACGTTCCAGGTTGGGATACTCATGGTCTTCCAGTTGAACAACAATTGGCCAAAAAAGGTGTAGATCGTAAGACAATGGATCGTGCTAAGTATCGTGAACTTTGTCGTCAATATGCTGAAGAACAAATTCAAAAGCAAATGACTGACTTTAAGCGTTTGGGAGTAATGGCAGATTGGGATCACCCATACATTACTTTGCAACACGATTTCGAAGCACAAGAAATTCGTGTCTTCGGTGAAATGTACAAGAAGGGTTACATTTACAAGGGTAAGAAGCCAGTTTACTGGTCATGGTCAAGTGAATCAACTTTGGCAGAAGCAGAAGTTGAATACAAGGACGTTGAAGCAAACTCAATTTTTGTTGCTTTCCCAGTTACTGACGGTAAGGGTATTATCGACCCTAAGGATACTTACTTCGTAATTTGGACTACTACTCCTTGGACTATTCCAGCTAACGAAGCTATTTGTGTTAACCCTAAATTTGATTACTCAGTTGTTCAAGTAGGCGACAAGAGATACGTTGTAGCTAGTGGCTTACTTGACAAGGTTGCTGAAGAAATCGGTTGGGATGACTACAAGGTCGTTCAAACTGTAAAGGGTGCCGACATGGAATACATGAAGGCTAAGCACCCAATCTACGATAAGGAAAGTCTTGTAATTGAAGGTTTCCACGTAACTTTGGATGATGGTACTGGTTTAGTTCATACTGCACCTGGTTTTGGTGAAGATGACTTTAACGTGGGTCAAAAGTACAATTTACCAATCTTCAGCCCAGTAGATGCACATGGTTGCTACACTGATGAAGTACCTGAACTTAAGGGCATGTTCTACCAAGACGTAGATAAATTGATGATCCAAAAGCTTAAGGACGCTGGTGCACTTCTTAAACTTAAGGTCTTCACTCACTCATACCCACACGATTGGCGTACTAAGAAACCAGTTATCTTTAGAGCAACTACACAATGGTTTGCTTCAATTGCTCCATTTAGAGATCAAATTCTTGATCAAATTGATAAGGCTGAATTCATCCCTTCATGGGGTAAGACACGTCTGTACAACATGATTAAGGACCGTGGTGACTGGGTAATTTCACGTCAACGTGCTTGGGGTGTGCCACTTCCAATCTTCTACGCTGAAGATGGTACTCCAGTTGTTACTCCAGAAACTATTGAACATATTGCCAAGATCTTTGAAAAAGAAGGATCAAACGCTTGGTACACTCACACTGCTAAGGAATTATTGCCAGACGGCTTTACTTCAGAACACTCACCAAATGGTGAATTTACTAAGGAAAAGGATATCCTTGATGTTTGGTTTGACTCTGGTTCATCATGGTCAGGCGTAATGGAAAAACGTGATGGCTTGCACTTCCCAGCAGACCTTTATCTTGAAGGTAGTGACCAATACCGTGGTTGGTTCAACTCAAGTTTGATTACTTCAGTTGCTGTAACTGGTAAGGCTCCTTACAAAGAAGTATTGTCACAAGGTTTCGTATTGGATGACAAGGGTCACAAGATGTCCAAGTCACTTGGCAATGTCATTTCACCAAACGACGTAATTAAACGTATGGGTGCCGAAATCATCAGACTTTGGGTTGCTCAAGCTGACACTACTTCTGACGTTGCAGTTTCAATGGGTATTTTGCAACAATCAGCAGAAAGCTACAGAAAGATCAGAAACACTTTCCGTTACATGCTTGCTAACACAAGTGATTTTGATCCAAAGGAAAGCCGTATTGCTTATGATGATCTTCGTTCAGTTGACCAATACATGGAAGTTAAATTGAATGACTTAGTAAAGGGCTGCTTGGCAGCATATGACAAGTTTGACTTTACTACAGTATTCAAGAAGGTCTTCAACTTCATTTCAAACGACCTTTCAGCATTCTACCTTGATTTTGCCAAGGATGTTCTTTATATCGAAGGTCAAGACAGTCATGCACGTCGTTCAATGCAAACTGTTATCTACGATGCAGCAGTTAAGTTGGACAAGGTTTTAACTCCAATTTTGCCACACACTATGGAAGAAATTTGGGGCTTCTTGAAGGAACCAGAAGACTACGTACAACTTGCTAATATGCCTAAGGTTGAAGGTTATGCAAATCATGATGAACTCCTTGAAAACTGGGGTAAATTCATGAACCTTCGCAATGATGTATTAAAGGCATTGGAAGATGCAAGAAACAAGAAGTTGATTGGTAAATCATTCGAAGCAGCTGTAACTATTTATCCAGATAAGGAAACTAAGGCTATGCTTGATGATTTAGATGCTGACTTCAGACAAATCTTGATCGTATCTAAGTTAACCATCGCTGATGGTGAAGCACCTGAAGATGCTGAAAAATTGAATAATGCAAGTATTGTAGTTGAACATGCTGAAGGCGAAGTTTGTCCTCGTTGTAGAATGATCAGAACTGATATTGGTGAAGATCCTAAGTTGCCAAAACTTTGTGGTCGTTGTGCTAAGATTGTAGAAGCTGATTATCCAGAAGCTGTTCAAGAAGGATTAGAAGAATAA
- a CDS encoding cold-shock protein — protein sequence MRLGTVKQFDDGSSYGFIEDDKNHKSYFVFYKAIKEEGYKTLKVGDRVKYQLAQGKNGLQCVNVYLA from the coding sequence ATGCGTTTAGGTACTGTTAAACAATTCGATGATGGCAGCAGCTACGGCTTTATTGAAGATGACAAGAATCATAAATCATATTTTGTCTTTTATAAGGCCATTAAAGAAGAAGGCTATAAAACCTTAAAAGTAGGCGATAGAGTTAAGTATCAATTAGCTCAAGGTAAAAACGGCCTGCAATGCGTTAATGTTTATTTAGCCTAA
- a CDS encoding NUDIX hydrolase has product MDLKETEISSQQIFQGRILDLSVRTIKLPDGETATREIIKHRPASGVIAINDEQKMLLVKQWREAIKQITLEIPAGLIDPTDASPLDAMKRELNEEGGYKADYWEKVSEFYSSPGFCDEKMYLFYCDTLTKLTDKRSLDEDEFLTADWYSLDELKNLLSEGKIVDAKTIYAITVWENMLLRNTQSENKE; this is encoded by the coding sequence GTGGATTTAAAAGAAACAGAAATCTCATCGCAGCAAATTTTTCAAGGACGAATCTTAGATTTATCAGTTCGCACAATTAAGCTACCTGATGGCGAAACTGCAACAAGAGAAATAATTAAACACCGTCCAGCATCTGGCGTGATCGCAATTAACGATGAACAAAAGATGCTTTTGGTAAAGCAATGGCGTGAAGCAATTAAACAAATTACGCTCGAAATTCCAGCAGGTTTAATTGATCCTACAGATGCCAGTCCTCTTGATGCAATGAAACGTGAATTAAATGAAGAAGGCGGCTATAAGGCAGATTATTGGGAAAAGGTAAGTGAATTTTACTCAAGCCCAGGCTTCTGTGATGAAAAGATGTATCTTTTCTACTGTGATACTTTGACTAAGCTTACTGACAAACGTTCATTGGATGAAGATGAATTCTTGACCGCTGATTGGTACAGCTTAGACGAATTGAAGAATTTGTTATCTGAAGGAAAAATCGTTGATGCCAAGACTATTTATGCAATTACTGTTTGGGAAAACATGTTGTTGCGTAATACTCAAAGCGAGAATAAAGAATAA
- a CDS encoding 5'-methylthioadenosine/adenosylhomocysteine nucleosidase, whose protein sequence is MKIAIIVPMAEEAEFYRNHFHSENKEMFGSTEFEHFSVNGNDVYLGLSGIGKVQAAMNLSSLLTSVDIDVIFMTGSAGALKEDVHQEDLVLPNAFAYYDAHNTAAGDYVEGQIPQQPARFVLDSPERAAFANYLKKQNVAFREGLVVTGDSFIASSKQKEEIKKNFPDALCVEMEGAAFAQVVHAFNKPLVAMRAISDNGDGSANEDFDTFVKKVGAKAAKLISDYVEKMN, encoded by the coding sequence ATGAAGATTGCAATTATCGTCCCAATGGCTGAAGAAGCTGAATTTTATCGTAATCATTTCCATTCAGAAAATAAAGAAATGTTCGGATCTACTGAATTCGAACATTTTTCTGTTAATGGCAATGATGTATATTTAGGTTTGAGTGGTATTGGTAAAGTCCAAGCAGCCATGAATCTTTCTAGTTTGTTAACTAGTGTTGATATTGATGTAATATTTATGACTGGTTCAGCTGGTGCCCTTAAAGAAGATGTTCATCAAGAAGATCTTGTTTTGCCTAATGCATTTGCATATTATGATGCGCATAATACCGCAGCTGGTGACTATGTAGAAGGTCAAATTCCACAACAACCAGCTCGATTTGTACTTGATTCACCAGAACGTGCAGCATTTGCAAATTACTTGAAAAAGCAAAATGTTGCCTTTCGCGAAGGCTTAGTAGTAACTGGTGACTCATTTATTGCATCAAGTAAGCAAAAAGAAGAAATTAAAAAGAACTTCCCAGACGCTTTATGTGTTGAAATGGAAGGTGCGGCCTTTGCACAAGTTGTTCATGCCTTTAATAAGCCATTGGTTGCTATGCGTGCAATTTCCGATAATGGTGATGGATCAGCTAACGAAGATTTTGATACTTTCGTCAAGAAAGTGGGAGCTAAGGCCGCTAAGTTAATTAGTGATTATGTAGAAAAGATGAATTAG
- a CDS encoding cysteine desulfurase family protein, which translates to MREIYLDNAATTPMSPKVINVITDEMKNDFGNASSTYELGRKARNVIDKARHQIAESINAKDGEIIFTSGGSESNNTAIFGTAYSRKNIGKKIITTKIEHPSVLNPMKRLEQEGYNIVYLDVDETGHISLDQLKKELTPDTILVSTMAVNNEVGSIMPLKEIGELVKDSNAYFHVDNVQGMGTIDIDVKAMHIDLLSVSAHKINGPKFLGFLYENADINIPNLVLGGEQETKRRAGTENVPGIAGFGEAVKELSEIGHESLQEKYAHFQDIILKALDDNDIDYGINGGYGAGYSHHVLNLWLKGVSTTSMQTNLDLNGYAVSGGSACTAGSLEPSHVLIACFGADSPRINESIRISFGRYNTEEEVKSFAQELVKIAKRIQSKNK; encoded by the coding sequence ATGCGTGAAATTTATTTAGATAATGCCGCCACAACCCCTATGTCTCCTAAGGTAATTAATGTTATTACTGATGAAATGAAGAATGATTTTGGTAATGCATCAAGTACTTATGAATTGGGACGTAAGGCCAGAAACGTGATTGACAAGGCTCGTCACCAAATTGCGGAAAGCATTAATGCTAAAGACGGAGAAATTATTTTTACTTCAGGTGGTTCCGAAAGTAATAACACTGCAATTTTTGGAACAGCTTATAGTCGTAAAAATATTGGTAAAAAAATCATTACCACTAAAATTGAACACCCATCAGTTCTAAATCCGATGAAACGTCTTGAGCAAGAAGGCTACAACATTGTCTATTTAGATGTTGATGAAACTGGTCATATTTCTTTGGATCAACTAAAAAAGGAATTGACTCCAGATACGATTCTAGTTTCAACTATGGCTGTTAATAACGAAGTTGGTTCAATTATGCCTTTAAAGGAAATTGGCGAATTGGTTAAAGACAGCAATGCTTACTTCCATGTTGATAATGTCCAAGGAATGGGCACAATTGATATCGATGTTAAGGCCATGCATATTGATTTATTATCAGTATCGGCTCATAAAATTAATGGACCTAAGTTTTTAGGTTTCTTGTACGAAAATGCCGATATTAATATTCCTAATTTAGTTCTAGGCGGCGAACAGGAAACTAAACGTCGTGCGGGAACAGAAAATGTGCCTGGAATTGCTGGTTTTGGTGAAGCTGTTAAGGAATTATCAGAAATTGGTCATGAGAGCCTGCAAGAAAAATATGCTCATTTTCAAGATATTATTTTAAAGGCCTTGGACGATAATGACATTGACTATGGAATCAATGGTGGATATGGAGCCGGCTATTCTCATCACGTATTGAATTTGTGGCTTAAGGGAGTTTCTACCACCTCGATGCAAACCAATCTTGATTTGAATGGCTACGCTGTTTCAGGTGGTTCTGCATGTACCGCGGGCTCATTGGAGCCTTCACATGTTTTAATTGCATGTTTTGGTGCAGATTCTCCACGCATAAATGAATCGATTAGAATCTCATTTGGGCGTTATAATACAGAGGAAGAAGTTAAATCTTTTGCGCAAGAATTAGTAAAAATTGCTAAAAGAATTCAATCAAAAAATAAATAG